From one Haloferax marinisediminis genomic stretch:
- a CDS encoding complex I NDUFA9 subunit family protein, translating to MNVLVVGGSGFIGSHLCRELESRGHSVTAMSRSPSSEDLPDGVETVMGDVTDYDSMADAFEGKDAVVNLVALSPLFEPKGGNRMHDIIHWQGTENVVKAAEVHDVPRLVQMSALGADPDGDTAYIRSKGNAEQAVKSSSLDWVIFRPSVVFGDGGEFVSFTKRLKGMFAPGVPLYPLPGNGKTRFQPIWVGDLVPMLADAVEGDDHVGKTYTIGGPQKLTLRDITEMVYDAEGKSITIVPLPMGLAGVGLSVLGAVPGFPMGSDQYRSLKFDNTTDDNDVGSFGVDVESMKTLGAYLSERN from the coding sequence ATGAACGTCCTTGTCGTCGGCGGAAGCGGATTCATCGGTAGCCACCTCTGCCGTGAGTTGGAGTCGCGTGGACACAGCGTGACTGCGATGTCGCGGAGTCCGTCCAGCGAGGACCTCCCGGATGGCGTCGAGACGGTGATGGGAGACGTCACCGACTACGACTCCATGGCCGACGCGTTCGAGGGGAAAGACGCCGTCGTCAACCTCGTCGCACTCTCGCCACTGTTCGAACCGAAGGGAGGCAATCGGATGCACGACATCATCCACTGGCAGGGCACCGAGAACGTCGTGAAAGCGGCCGAGGTACACGACGTTCCGCGTCTCGTGCAGATGAGCGCCCTCGGCGCGGACCCCGACGGCGACACGGCCTACATCAGGTCGAAAGGAAACGCAGAACAGGCAGTCAAGTCGTCGTCGCTCGACTGGGTCATCTTCCGGCCATCGGTCGTCTTCGGTGACGGCGGTGAGTTCGTCTCGTTCACCAAACGGCTCAAAGGCATGTTCGCCCCGGGTGTTCCACTGTACCCACTCCCCGGAAACGGAAAGACGCGGTTCCAACCCATCTGGGTGGGCGACCTCGTGCCGATGCTCGCCGACGCCGTCGAAGGCGACGACCACGTCGGGAAGACGTACACCATCGGTGGGCCACAGAAACTCACGCTGCGCGACATCACCGAGATGGTGTACGATGCCGAAGGCAAATCGATCACCATCGTCCCCCTCCCGATGGGGCTCGCGGGCGTCGGACTCAGCGTCCTCGGCGCAGTTCCCGGATTCCCGATGGGTTCCGACCAGTACCGGTCGCTCAAGTTCGATAACACCACTGACGACAACGATGTGGGCAGTTTCGGTGTCGACGTGGAGTCGATGAAGACACTTGGGGCATACCTCTCGGAACGGAACTAA
- the tmk gene encoding dTMP kinase, translating to MLVTLEGLDGSGKTTVWEALHDVYPDAVFTREPTDDSWYGDAVNRAIGDDDADPLATLFLFTADHADHLSRVVRPALAEGDLVISDRYSDSRYAYQGASLRDSDLKRPMEYIMGIHAAFTRPPDKTIYLDVDPETAAARSGKTNKFEQAAYLAEVRANYERLIEAEPERFVRVDATQPPEDVLDDVEAALEEILSEA from the coding sequence ATGCTCGTCACGCTCGAGGGACTCGACGGAAGCGGCAAGACCACCGTCTGGGAGGCCCTCCACGACGTCTATCCGGATGCTGTCTTCACTCGCGAACCGACCGACGATTCGTGGTACGGTGACGCGGTCAACCGTGCAATCGGCGACGACGACGCCGACCCGCTTGCGACGCTGTTTCTGTTTACTGCCGACCACGCCGACCACCTCTCGCGTGTCGTTCGTCCTGCACTCGCCGAGGGCGACCTCGTCATCTCTGACCGATACTCGGACTCTCGATACGCCTACCAGGGTGCCTCACTCCGCGACAGCGACCTCAAGCGCCCGATGGAGTACATCATGGGCATCCACGCAGCGTTCACTCGACCTCCGGACAAGACCATCTACCTCGACGTCGACCCCGAGACGGCGGCCGCTCGAAGCGGCAAGACCAACAAGTTCGAACAGGCGGCGTATCTCGCCGAGGTTCGCGCGAACTACGAGCGCCTCATCGAAGCCGAGCCGGAGCGGTTCGTGCGGGTCGACGCGACCCAACCGCCGGAAGACGTGCTCGACGACGTCGAAGCGGCGCTCGAAGAGATTCTCAGCGAAGCCTAA
- a CDS encoding thiamine pyrophosphate-dependent dehydrogenase E1 component subunit alpha: protein MHRLIAERGLDSTGFSEEDARAALRDMIRARRFDERALALQRRGWMSGYPPFHGQEASQIGAAHAMREDDVLLPTYRSNALQIARGVPPSDIFLFRRGYAEYHSDHDVPVFPQAVPIASQIPHAAGVGMAANYRDDDYAALVCFGDGATSEGDFHEGLNFAGVFDAPVVFFCENNGYAISLPRERQTASESIAGKAEAYGIDGMQVDGNDPLAVREAVEEGLEKARNGEPVLIEALTYRQGPHTTADDPSRYRDDDPDLPEWRIRDPLERFEEYCREQGVVDDDLVESMYEDADDELREAVETAEAVPEPGPEELFDYVYDDLPPELAREREEHMAFVEEHGPFELDR, encoded by the coding sequence ATGCATCGACTCATCGCAGAACGCGGGTTGGACAGCACGGGGTTCTCCGAGGAAGACGCCCGCGCAGCCCTCCGCGATATGATCCGAGCGCGACGGTTCGACGAGCGTGCACTCGCCCTCCAGCGACGTGGGTGGATGAGCGGCTACCCACCCTTCCACGGGCAGGAAGCCTCGCAAATAGGTGCCGCCCACGCGATGCGTGAGGACGACGTACTCTTACCCACCTATCGGTCGAACGCGCTCCAGATTGCTCGCGGCGTCCCGCCGAGCGACATCTTCCTCTTCCGCCGTGGCTACGCCGAATACCACTCGGACCACGACGTGCCGGTCTTCCCACAAGCGGTTCCGATTGCCAGTCAAATACCCCACGCCGCCGGGGTCGGCATGGCCGCCAACTACCGTGACGACGACTACGCGGCGCTAGTCTGCTTCGGTGACGGTGCGACCTCTGAAGGCGACTTCCACGAAGGACTCAACTTCGCCGGCGTCTTCGACGCGCCGGTGGTCTTCTTCTGTGAGAACAACGGATACGCCATCTCGCTCCCACGCGAACGCCAGACGGCCAGTGAGTCGATTGCCGGGAAGGCCGAAGCCTACGGTATCGACGGGATGCAAGTCGATGGCAACGACCCACTCGCCGTCAGGGAGGCCGTCGAAGAGGGGCTTGAAAAGGCCCGAAACGGTGAGCCGGTACTCATCGAGGCGCTTACCTACCGACAGGGACCACACACCACTGCCGACGACCCGTCACGCTACCGGGACGACGACCCGGACCTCCCCGAGTGGCGGATTCGTGACCCCCTCGAACGATTCGAGGAGTACTGTCGTGAGCAAGGCGTCGTCGACGACGACCTCGTCGAGTCGATGTACGAAGACGCCGACGACGAGTTACGTGAGGCAGTCGAGACAGCGGAAGCGGTCCCAGAACCGGGGCCGGAAGAGCTGTTCGACTACGTGTACGACGACCTGCCGCCAGAACTCGCTCGTGAACGTGAAGAACACATGGCGTTCGTCGAGGAACACGGTCCGTTCGAACTCGACCGCTGA
- a CDS encoding Lrp/AsnC ligand binding domain-containing protein, which translates to MVHAFIMVKTGAGESEQLLGPIRELETVSEAHIVAGAYDIIAEVDTEAVYEVLKTASSRIQGLQGVADTKTYISLDD; encoded by the coding sequence ATGGTTCACGCCTTCATCATGGTGAAGACTGGCGCTGGGGAGTCCGAACAGTTACTCGGGCCAATCCGCGAACTCGAAACGGTGTCGGAGGCGCACATCGTCGCCGGTGCGTACGACATCATCGCGGAGGTCGACACCGAAGCAGTGTACGAGGTACTGAAGACGGCGTCGAGTCGAATTCAAGGGCTCCAAGGCGTCGCCGACACGAAGACGTACATCTCGTTAGACGACTGA
- a CDS encoding potassium channel family protein: protein MRFVIIGSGRVGLRTARVLREEGHDITLVELDPNRVTQAQEQGFEVIEGDGSHEDVLLEAGIEEADALGALTADLNVNFAACMIGKHFGCRTVIRIDEDYREEVYKKYAREVDEIVYPERLGAIGAKNALLGGSIRAIADIAQHLQVILVTVTDSSPMNGYSIEEVALPANARLLAFGKKDKPMGIPLQNDSLETGDRVAVLADFDVLHDVRQLLVGDEAAVAAGGA, encoded by the coding sequence ATGCGGTTCGTTATCATTGGTTCTGGACGGGTTGGTCTGCGCACTGCCCGTGTCCTTCGGGAGGAAGGACACGACATCACCCTCGTCGAATTGGACCCCAACCGCGTCACGCAGGCGCAAGAGCAGGGTTTCGAGGTAATCGAAGGAGACGGTTCCCACGAGGACGTACTCCTCGAGGCTGGAATCGAGGAGGCCGACGCACTCGGGGCACTCACGGCGGACCTCAACGTGAACTTCGCGGCGTGCATGATTGGCAAGCACTTCGGGTGCCGGACGGTCATTCGCATCGACGAAGACTACCGCGAAGAGGTGTACAAGAAGTACGCCCGGGAAGTGGACGAAATCGTCTACCCAGAGCGGCTCGGTGCCATCGGTGCGAAGAACGCGCTGCTCGGCGGGTCGATTCGCGCAATCGCAGATATCGCCCAACACCTCCAGGTCATCCTCGTGACGGTGACCGACAGTTCGCCGATGAACGGCTACAGTATCGAAGAGGTTGCACTCCCGGCGAACGCCCGTCTCCTCGCGTTCGGCAAGAAAGACAAACCCATGGGTATCCCACTACAGAACGACTCACTCGAGACTGGTGACCGGGTTGCCGTCCTCGCCGACTTCGACGTCCTCCACGACGTTCGACAACTGCTCGTCGGCGATGAAGCGGCCGTCGCGGCAGGGGGTGCGTGA
- a CDS encoding Lrp/AsnC ligand binding domain-containing protein gives MVHAYIMVKAAALTDGIDELKEQLLAVDHGIESAHIVAGDVDFIVKVDVGTPAEVKDVAGGIQAVDGIEDTQTYIAMD, from the coding sequence ATGGTTCACGCGTACATCATGGTCAAAGCGGCTGCGCTGACCGACGGCATCGACGAACTGAAAGAACAGCTCCTCGCCGTCGACCACGGAATCGAGAGCGCCCACATCGTCGCTGGCGACGTCGACTTCATCGTGAAGGTGGACGTCGGCACACCTGCAGAGGTCAAAGACGTGGCAGGTGGGATTCAGGCAGTCGACGGTATCGAAGACACCCAGACGTACATCGCCATGGACTGA
- a CDS encoding DUF5813 family protein — MSDHEIPGRVRRAFGDHKSFEQVDDRTFESVTTPFDGVVSVSTQESGHVEFDVEVRVPMLSAVVADDVAEIVEDGWYETFELRIEDVNGVIAGSHDLDPDVRRVGEEAVVQTTFVDINERRGVDDAGAVIDYVEGTYVEGIIPGYEYTEPVTSILSRARDAAGTGF, encoded by the coding sequence ATGAGCGACCACGAGATTCCGGGCCGCGTCCGCCGGGCGTTCGGCGACCACAAGTCGTTCGAACAGGTCGACGACCGGACGTTCGAGTCGGTGACGACACCGTTCGACGGAGTCGTCAGTGTCAGTACACAGGAGAGCGGACACGTCGAGTTCGACGTCGAGGTTCGTGTTCCGATGCTGTCGGCCGTCGTCGCCGACGACGTCGCCGAAATCGTCGAGGATGGCTGGTACGAGACGTTCGAACTTCGCATCGAAGACGTAAACGGCGTCATCGCGGGAAGTCACGATCTCGACCCGGACGTTCGACGCGTCGGCGAGGAAGCAGTCGTCCAGACGACGTTCGTCGACATCAACGAGCGACGCGGTGTCGACGACGCCGGTGCAGTCATCGACTACGTCGAAGGGACGTACGTCGAGGGAATCATCCCCGGATACGAGTACACCGAACCGGTGACGAGCATCCTGAGTCGTGCACGCGACGCTGCAGGAACAGGCTTCTGA